One Bacillus sp. FJAT-52991 genomic region harbors:
- a CDS encoding RHS repeat-associated core domain-containing protein: protein MKTAGSNTYSYDANGNRTQDSKYKYVYNKLNELVEIQTLSGQTVAKYTYDEESRRISKTVNGQTINYHYEDKDQVLFETNDSGSIIAEYSYDDYGRPLTMTRNGQTYYYVLNKHKDVTALTDASGNFVATYKYDAWGNILSKNGPMADLNPYRYASYRFDNESELYYLIARYYAPKEGLFLSIDPDPGENEQPVSQHFYMYVQNNSVMLDDPDGEHPVIVIVVSIGGRYVIKKVAKTAVKKASKSTLKKVKGKLYVNRNAYKVNNKVAKNNGKPLKGYKGGTYSNRNKKLPRNARYTEHDIYPTAKSWGKGKKRGKQRIVRGSDGKVYYTKNHYKSFIRIK from the coding sequence TTGAAGACAGCAGGTTCCAATACCTACAGTTATGATGCAAACGGCAACCGGACACAGGATAGTAAATATAAGTATGTGTATAATAAACTGAATGAGCTGGTAGAAATACAGACACTCAGCGGTCAGACGGTAGCGAAATATACTTATGATGAAGAAAGCCGCCGTATCAGCAAGACAGTCAACGGTCAGACGATCAATTATCATTACGAAGATAAAGATCAAGTGCTGTTTGAAACTAATGATTCGGGTTCAATTATAGCGGAATACAGCTATGACGATTATGGTCGTCCATTGACAATGACAAGGAATGGTCAAACTTACTATTATGTACTTAACAAGCATAAAGATGTAACGGCGTTAACTGATGCGTCTGGTAATTTTGTAGCCACTTATAAGTATGATGCTTGGGGAAATATTCTGTCCAAAAATGGCCCAATGGCAGACTTAAATCCATATAGATATGCTTCTTACCGCTTTGACAATGAATCTGAATTATATTATCTAATTGCTCGGTACTATGCTCCAAAAGAAGGGTTATTTTTATCTATTGATCCAGATCCTGGTGAAAATGAACAACCTGTCAGCCAACATTTTTACATGTATGTTCAAAATAATTCAGTAATGTTGGATGATCCAGATGGAGAACATCCTGTTATTGTAATAGTAGTCTCAATAGGCGGACGTTACGTTATAAAGAAAGTGGCCAAGACTGCAGTAAAGAAAGCCTCAAAGTCAACGTTAAAAAAAGTTAAAGGAAAGTTGTATGTAAATAGAAATGCGTATAAGGTTAATAACAAAGTTGCCAAAAATAATGGAAAACCTCTTAAAGGATACAAAGGAGGTACTTACTCCAATAGAAACAAAAAGTTACCGAGAAATGCACGTTATACCGAGCATGATATTTATCCGACGGCAAAAAGTTGGGGGAAAGGGAAAAAGAGGGGGAAGCAAAGAATTGTTCGTGGTTCCGATGGAAAAGTTTATTATACGAAAAATCACTATAAGTCTTTTATAAGAATAAAATAA
- a CDS encoding RHS repeat-associated core domain-containing protein yields MDEILGYDLNGNVNSVTSSTGNKSFTYDKTNQLESQTISSAQLTESYTYDAVGNRKTKTTVKDGKTTDTTYDYDANNRLTSVNGQTYSYDANGNRTKDNKYTYVYNKFDQMTSIKTNAGTTVATFTYDDEGRRTSKKVDGKTTYYHYDQGINVLFETDENGTITAEYVYDPDGMPLVMTKGGQNYYYTYNGLKEITGLTNTSGTVVASYSYDAWGNILSESGAMAEENPIRYKGYRYDEETGLYYLIARYYQPTEGVFLTTDPEGGDTDDPKTQNGYAYANNNPVMMTDPDGNYAWAVINAGFAVYSGYKAYKKGGWKAAAVAGGAALIGGAAYKGGKVAYKAYKAGKFSKTYRLAKKVSKKHNGTLGRAKGNGWTVTIPDGKKHNYTVRVMNKGSGGRSKPYYKISHTRYGAFDRHGNRTNDPAKVHINLSRKSYREINRTLKKKR; encoded by the coding sequence TTGGACGAAATCCTAGGCTATGACCTGAACGGAAATGTAAACTCGGTGACTAGTTCAACTGGCAACAAGTCTTTTACGTATGATAAAACCAATCAACTAGAATCACAAACTATTTCTTCTGCTCAGTTAACCGAATCATACACTTACGATGCCGTTGGAAATCGCAAAACAAAAACAACCGTCAAAGATGGAAAAACGACTGACACAACGTACGACTATGATGCCAACAACCGTCTCACATCTGTAAACGGACAAACCTATTCATACGATGCTAACGGTAATCGGACAAAAGATAATAAGTACACATACGTGTATAATAAATTCGATCAGATGACCTCCATCAAAACCAATGCCGGAACCACCGTAGCCACCTTCACATACGATGACGAAGGGCGTCGGACTAGTAAAAAAGTGGATGGAAAGACTACCTACTATCACTACGATCAAGGAATCAATGTCCTATTTGAAACAGATGAGAATGGTACAATCACAGCCGAATACGTCTATGATCCAGACGGTATGCCACTTGTAATGACTAAAGGTGGGCAAAACTATTATTATACGTATAATGGCTTGAAAGAAATTACAGGGCTGACGAACACATCCGGCACAGTCGTGGCTTCTTACTCATACGATGCGTGGGGAAACATTCTTTCCGAAAGTGGTGCAATGGCAGAGGAAAACCCAATCCGCTACAAAGGCTATCGTTATGATGAGGAGACTGGTTTATACTATCTGATTGCACGCTATTATCAGCCCACAGAAGGAGTTTTCCTCACAACGGATCCAGAAGGTGGAGACACGGACGATCCAAAGACACAGAATGGATATGCTTATGCAAATAATAATCCGGTTATGATGACTGATCCGGACGGGAATTATGCGTGGGCGGTCATCAACGCAGGGTTTGCAGTTTATTCTGGCTATAAAGCTTATAAAAAAGGCGGATGGAAAGCTGCGGCGGTTGCTGGGGGAGCAGCTTTAATTGGAGGTGCTGCTTACAAAGGTGGAAAGGTAGCATATAAAGCCTATAAAGCTGGAAAGTTTTCGAAAACTTATCGATTAGCAAAAAAAGTCTCTAAGAAACACAACGGAACTTTGGGAAGAGCTAAAGGGAATGGGTGGACAGTTACAATTCCTGACGGTAAAAAACACAATTATACGGTCAGAGTAATGAATAAAGGTTCTGGTGGTAGGTCTAAACCATATTATAAAATAAGTCATACGAGGTATGGTGCTTTTGACAGGCATGGAAACAGAACTAACGATCCTGCTAAGGTCCATATTAATCTTTCAAGAAAGTCTTATAGAGAAATAAACAGAACCCTTAAGAAAAAGCGTTAA
- a CDS encoding DNRLRE domain-containing protein, which produces MKKYISLLIAIMMFCSLLPPFTPVQAKPKEKDRDTVPSIQKEVEIVDERTANSQTFIQEDGLYRMEISPEPIHVQDEKTKEWEPIDNQLKKKDSGRFHNKKNEFDASFAPKSENGESLVSIEQQGKSVDIVSVDQNGQSTASVPATVEDNQVTYKEVYSNTDLAYTIGNSSIKEDIILKEKPSETEPLEYSFQFKIKGLTLEETEDGYLYLLDSVSKERVFSIEKPFMMDSATPEGFTSRMEHPMPEGSLSDQVEMEAIQKGNKLHITLKPNMEWLTSSERVYPVIIDPTVKVYQPKNDLNDTTIRSAFPDQTGGADLEMGAGFHSTSKNTVRSLLQFDVGTLPRGAKIMNAQLNLRLSSVWNDTASSIGLYEMNSAWEENRATWQRRTQSALWTNKGGDFHSTLLSSQTIGALDTAATEPQLFKWIIKPEIIQKWMDDPSKNSGLMLKATNETSATYKKFYSGDYSGKLQYSPKLTITYYPVSRLGLESYWSYSEHALSDGQGYVNLGTGNLILDFTDFSVMGRGNSGFSFSRTYNSKAVEDSPVGYGWSFTGSETMAEFPNGDVLYTDADGTAHTFTYDTTTKTFKAPAGLYLKLVKANTDAFVLTDFNGNRVVFRDLIKNPEQQGRIYPIDYEEDRNKNKITYQREADGTLTGITDATDRKLTLTYQNGRIQSGTFEGVKKFAYTYDTAGRLKTSTIYKDATTGSTTTYNYNTDGQLINIVDANNQTTHYLYNAGFLEQVKQPTISDVDSNITYKYDIYNLTASEFDAYGKETKYKLNDNYIITSITDPMGFVSSFTYDANYNLLTEKDPKGNTTVNTYDTKGNVETTTDPLGNKVFYTYNNFSQPLTVTDADGTMTYEYNAYGDVIKEINPLNEVTTFDYYEPYGNLKSMTPPSGVPETYEYDAMQNYPKKFADALGRKTSIVNDKYGNAKEVTDPKGNKVSFDYDEQEQLKSAVDEKGSETSYGYDNNGNLTTIKNPRGYTTTLGYNSQNQFISRKEPLGQTTTYGYDALGNMTTEKKPDGNTLVKTAYDANSRPTDIFINGYLKWHYDYDKNGNTTAVKNGENNATSTFIYDKADKLKTASNGKQVVEYSYSPTETLTDIKGTSNGSSFAQRFAFDDADQLKNWYRNGGIQGAYEYYPTGEPQQRRYVNGIHTNYTYDDAQQMKTLKVTKGTTVLLDETLGYDLNGNVNSVTSSPGNKAFAYDKTNQLESQIISSVQLTESYTYDAVGNRKTKTTVKDGKTTDTTYDYDANNRLTSVNGQTYSYDANGNRTKDNKYTYVYNKFDQMTSVKTNAGTTVSTFTYDDEGRRTSKTVDGKTTYYHYDQGINVLFETDSNGTITSEYIYDPDGMPLVMTKGGQNYYYTYNSLKEITGLTNASGTVVASYSYDAWGNILSESGAMAKENPIRYKGYRYDEETGLYYLIARYYQPTEGVFLTTDPEGGDTDDPKTQNGYVYANNNPVMMTDPDGNYAWLVINAGFAAYSGYQAYKSGKGAGGIAAAATLGFVGGGKGKAVRKGIGLVKKIHGNSRWSKKANHGYEIYKIVNGKKRVVKVGISGGKISKSGKSYRASRQANKWSERFGGTYHTRIVKKNMTRKKALKWEQGHVNRVAKAGGRFPSRYHKKPLPW; this is translated from the coding sequence ATGAAAAAGTATATTTCTTTGCTTATCGCTATTATGATGTTTTGTAGCCTGTTACCACCATTTACTCCAGTTCAGGCTAAACCGAAAGAAAAGGATCGGGATACTGTCCCTTCCATTCAAAAAGAAGTAGAAATCGTTGACGAGCGGACGGCTAACTCCCAAACGTTTATACAGGAAGATGGTTTATACCGGATGGAGATTTCCCCGGAACCGATCCATGTCCAAGATGAAAAAACAAAAGAATGGGAACCAATTGATAACCAACTTAAAAAGAAAGATAGTGGACGTTTTCACAATAAGAAAAATGAGTTCGATGCTTCTTTTGCACCGAAATCGGAAAATGGGGAATCTTTAGTCTCTATTGAGCAACAAGGGAAATCAGTAGATATTGTAAGTGTAGATCAGAATGGGCAGTCAACAGCTAGTGTTCCAGCAACAGTAGAAGACAATCAAGTTACTTATAAAGAGGTCTATTCAAATACCGATTTAGCTTATACCATTGGCAATAGTTCTATTAAAGAAGATATTATTTTAAAAGAAAAGCCTAGTGAGACAGAGCCATTAGAGTATTCATTCCAATTTAAAATCAAAGGGTTGACACTTGAAGAAACAGAAGATGGTTACTTGTATTTATTAGATTCCGTTTCAAAAGAAAGAGTTTTTTCCATTGAAAAACCATTTATGATGGATTCAGCCACTCCTGAAGGGTTTACCTCTCGTATGGAGCACCCAATGCCGGAAGGTTCCTTAAGCGATCAGGTTGAAATGGAAGCTATTCAAAAAGGAAATAAGTTACATATTACACTGAAACCTAATATGGAGTGGTTAACTTCTTCTGAACGAGTGTATCCTGTTATCATTGATCCGACAGTCAAAGTATACCAACCGAAAAATGATTTAAATGATACAACGATCCGCAGTGCATTCCCGGATCAAACGGGTGGAGCCGATTTAGAAATGGGAGCGGGCTTCCACAGCACGTCTAAGAATACGGTTCGATCACTTCTTCAATTTGATGTTGGCACATTGCCTAGAGGCGCAAAGATTATGAATGCCCAACTAAATCTTCGGCTGTCTTCTGTGTGGAATGATACAGCATCCAGTATTGGTTTATATGAAATGAACAGTGCTTGGGAGGAAAATCGCGCAACATGGCAGCGCCGAACACAAAGTGCTCTTTGGACAAATAAAGGCGGTGACTTTCATTCAACTCTTCTTTCATCACAAACGATTGGAGCGCTAGATACAGCAGCTACAGAGCCTCAATTATTTAAATGGATCATCAAACCAGAAATAATCCAAAAATGGATGGATGACCCTTCTAAAAATTCAGGGCTGATGCTTAAGGCAACAAACGAAACCTCGGCTACCTACAAGAAATTTTATTCGGGGGATTATTCAGGAAAACTGCAGTATTCACCTAAGTTGACGATCACCTATTATCCTGTTAGCCGTCTAGGGTTAGAAAGTTATTGGTCTTATTCAGAACATGCATTGTCAGATGGGCAAGGATACGTGAATTTAGGTACTGGAAATCTAATATTGGATTTTACCGATTTTTCAGTAATGGGAAGAGGAAATTCTGGATTTTCTTTTAGTCGAACATATAATTCTAAAGCAGTAGAAGACTCACCAGTAGGATATGGCTGGTCATTTACTGGAAGCGAAACGATGGCTGAATTTCCAAATGGCGATGTTCTTTATACAGATGCAGATGGAACAGCTCATACATTTACGTATGACACCACGACTAAAACCTTCAAGGCTCCGGCTGGTTTATATCTAAAATTAGTTAAAGCTAATACGGATGCCTTTGTGTTAACGGACTTCAACGGGAATAGAGTGGTTTTCCGCGATCTCATTAAAAATCCTGAGCAACAAGGTAGAATTTATCCAATTGATTATGAAGAAGATCGAAATAAAAACAAAATTACGTATCAGCGTGAGGCAGATGGGACACTGACGGGTATTACTGATGCAACTGATCGTAAACTTACATTAACATACCAAAATGGGCGCATCCAATCTGGAACATTCGAAGGTGTGAAAAAGTTTGCTTATACGTATGACACAGCTGGCCGTTTGAAAACATCTACAATTTATAAAGATGCGACTACAGGTTCAACTACTACGTATAACTACAATACTGACGGACAACTCATTAATATTGTTGATGCCAATAACCAGACGACTCATTATCTATATAACGCTGGCTTCTTAGAACAGGTAAAACAGCCGACGATTTCAGACGTAGATTCAAATATTACCTATAAATATGATATATATAATTTGACAGCTAGTGAATTTGATGCCTATGGAAAAGAAACAAAATATAAACTTAATGATAACTATATTATTACTTCCATTACTGATCCAATGGGGTTTGTCTCTTCTTTCACCTATGATGCGAATTATAACTTATTAACTGAAAAGGATCCAAAAGGTAACACAACAGTTAATACGTATGATACGAAAGGGAATGTAGAAACGACAACAGATCCGTTAGGTAATAAAGTTTTTTATACCTATAATAACTTTAGTCAGCCGCTTACCGTGACGGATGCAGATGGCACGATGACTTACGAATATAATGCTTACGGCGATGTCATTAAAGAAATTAATCCTTTGAATGAAGTGACTACTTTTGATTATTATGAGCCTTATGGCAATTTAAAAAGCATGACTCCACCTAGCGGTGTCCCTGAAACATATGAATACGATGCCATGCAGAACTATCCGAAAAAATTTGCAGATGCACTGGGCCGGAAAACATCTATTGTCAACGACAAATACGGAAATGCCAAAGAGGTCACCGATCCAAAAGGAAATAAAGTATCCTTTGATTATGATGAACAGGAACAACTAAAGTCAGCAGTCGATGAAAAAGGTAGCGAGACTTCATATGGATATGACAATAATGGGAATTTAACTACTATAAAAAACCCAAGAGGTTACACAACGACACTGGGGTATAATAGCCAAAACCAGTTTATCTCTCGAAAAGAACCACTTGGCCAGACTACGACATATGGTTATGACGCTCTCGGCAACATGACGACAGAAAAAAAGCCAGATGGCAATACGCTTGTCAAAACTGCCTATGATGCGAACAGTCGCCCAACAGATATTTTTATCAATGGTTATTTAAAATGGCACTATGATTATGATAAAAACGGCAACACAACAGCTGTGAAAAATGGAGAGAACAATGCTACTTCCACGTTTATCTATGATAAAGCAGACAAGCTGAAAACAGCTTCTAACGGTAAACAGGTTGTTGAGTACAGTTATTCACCAACGGAAACGTTAACAGACATTAAAGGAACCTCAAATGGCAGCTCATTTGCTCAAAGATTTGCGTTTGATGATGCAGACCAGCTAAAAAATTGGTACCGAAATGGGGGTATACAGGGAGCATATGAATATTATCCAACAGGCGAGCCACAACAGCGCCGATATGTGAACGGTATTCATACTAACTATACGTATGATGACGCCCAGCAAATGAAAACGCTGAAAGTTACCAAAGGTACGACCGTTTTATTGGACGAAACCCTAGGTTATGACCTGAACGGAAATGTAAACTCGGTCACTAGTTCACCTGGCAACAAAGCTTTTGCGTATGATAAAACCAATCAACTAGAATCACAAATTATTTCTTCTGTCCAGTTAACTGAATCATACACTTACGATGCCGTTGGAAATCGCAAAACCAAAACAACCGTCAAAGATGGAAAAACGACCGACACAACGTACGACTATGATGCCAATAACCGTCTAACATCTGTAAATGGACAAACCTATTCATACGATGCTAACGGCAATCGGACAAAAGACAATAAGTACACATACGTGTATAATAAATTCGATCAGATGACCTCCGTCAAAACCAATGCTGGAACCACCGTCTCCACTTTCACATACGATGACGAAGGACGTCGGACTAGTAAAACCGTTGATGGAAAGACTACCTACTATCACTACGATCAAGGAATCAACGTCCTATTTGAAACGGATAGTAATGGTACAATCACATCTGAATACATCTATGATCCAGATGGTATGCCGCTTGTGATGACTAAAGGTGGTCAAAATTATTATTATACGTATAACAGCTTGAAAGAAATTACGGGGCTGACGAATGCATCCGGTACAGTCGTCGCTTCTTACTCCTACGATGCGTGGGGAAACATTCTTTCCGAAAGTGGTGCAATGGCAAAAGAAAACCCAATCCGCTACAAAGGCTATCGTTATGATGAGGAGACTGGTTTATACTATCTGATTGCACGCTATTATCAGCCAACAGAAGGAGTTTTCCTCACAACAGATCCAGAAGGTGGAGACACGGACGATCCAAAAACGCAGAACGGCTACGTTTATGCAAATAATAATCCGGTTATGATGACTGACCCGGATGGGAACTATGCATGGCTTGTGATTAATGCTGGCTTTGCGGCTTATAGTGGCTATCAAGCTTATAAATCTGGTAAAGGTGCCGGAGGAATAGCAGCTGCAGCAACTCTTGGATTTGTCGGTGGAGGAAAAGGAAAAGCAGTTAGAAAAGGGATTGGATTAGTAAAGAAAATCCATGGGAATAGCCGGTGGAGCAAAAAAGCGAATCATGGTTACGAGATATATAAAATAGTGAATGGAAAAAAGCGTGTAGTGAAAGTCGGAATCAGCGGAGGGAAAATATCTAAGTCTGGAAAATCATATAGAGCGAGTAGACAAGCTAATAAATGGTCTGAAAGATTTGGAGGAACATATCATACTCGAATTGTAAAGAAAAATATGACAAGGAAAAAAGCTTTAAAATGGGAACAAGGACATGTAAATAGAGTAGCCAAAGCTGGTGGTAGATTCCCATCTCGATATCATAAAAAACCGCTTCCGTGGTGA
- a CDS encoding MerR family transcriptional regulator — protein MIHINKVRELTGVTVRTLRYYDQIGLLKPTSKTEGGHRLYTNEEIKKLQQVQFLKKIGFRLHEIKDMLSSCQWDWSDSLKSQLSFVIKEQENLKKIELTLRELIHGIAIEGEENSIAIQKIMQLSSKDKEIQQYYRESLFKDREIKLWEKVPNMTSDSSDSLEWIALIGQLKRYMKDGPKASKVQNIIRRMDEKRLEEFDGEDEFLNKLWEIRMSSKQSDKLGLYPIEQDVLEFMNQAYAFFMTEKNNPQSE, from the coding sequence TTGATACACATTAACAAGGTTAGGGAGCTGACAGGTGTTACAGTAAGAACACTGCGTTACTACGATCAGATCGGCTTATTAAAACCAACATCAAAAACGGAAGGTGGCCATCGTTTATATACGAACGAAGAAATAAAAAAACTACAGCAGGTTCAATTTTTAAAAAAGATTGGATTTCGGTTACATGAAATTAAGGATATGCTCTCTTCCTGTCAGTGGGATTGGTCGGATAGTTTAAAGAGTCAATTATCTTTTGTAATAAAAGAACAGGAAAACTTAAAGAAAATAGAGCTAACCTTAAGGGAATTAATACATGGAATTGCGATAGAAGGAGAAGAAAACTCGATTGCCATTCAGAAGATCATGCAATTATCCAGTAAAGATAAAGAAATACAGCAGTATTATCGCGAATCTTTATTTAAAGACAGAGAAATAAAGCTATGGGAAAAGGTTCCCAATATGACAAGTGACAGCTCTGATTCACTCGAATGGATTGCTCTGATAGGTCAGTTAAAACGTTATATGAAGGATGGTCCAAAAGCATCCAAAGTTCAAAATATCATTAGAAGAATGGATGAAAAGCGTTTAGAAGAATTTGATGGTGAGGATGAGTTTTTAAATAAGCTGTGGGAAATACGGATGTCATCAAAGCAATCAGATAAACTGGGATTATATCCGATTGAACAGGATGTACTTGAGTTTATGAACCAGGCGTATGCATTTTTTATGACCGAAAAGAATAATCCTCAATCGGAATAA
- a CDS encoding GAP family protein has product MVSTELLLLISGLALLDMLSPATIGVTVYLLLTDNRTLIKRLLVYLLTVAAFYFVVGVSLMLGLGFLLEIISGIFQNRIISWLVFIIGAILFIASFYVPTKKNSGLPTPKSKSILSMVALGFTTSLIEVGTAFPYFAAIGIMTTSNLSWMEWSAILAGYNFIMVLPSLLLLLLYLLFGRSIQKPLQKLRVKIANNTGSALSWIMCIVGLILIFNSLDYL; this is encoded by the coding sequence ATGGTGAGTACAGAATTACTTCTCCTGATAAGTGGCTTGGCTTTATTGGATATGCTAAGCCCTGCCACAATAGGGGTAACAGTGTATCTACTTTTAACAGATAATAGGACACTTATCAAACGTTTATTGGTTTATTTATTGACAGTAGCAGCATTTTATTTTGTTGTTGGAGTTTCACTCATGTTAGGATTAGGTTTTTTGCTTGAGATTATTTCTGGCATATTTCAAAATCGAATCATAAGCTGGCTAGTCTTTATTATTGGAGCGATATTATTCATCGCAAGTTTTTATGTTCCAACAAAGAAAAACTCAGGCCTACCTACACCAAAATCAAAAAGCATACTTTCAATGGTTGCTCTGGGATTCACTACTTCATTAATTGAAGTAGGTACAGCATTTCCTTATTTTGCAGCAATCGGCATAATGACTACTTCTAATCTATCATGGATGGAATGGTCTGCTATTTTAGCTGGATACAATTTTATCATGGTGTTGCCTTCCCTCTTGTTGCTTCTACTCTATCTCCTGTTTGGTCGATCGATACAAAAGCCTCTTCAGAAGCTTCGGGTGAAAATCGCTAATAATACAGGATCGGCTCTTTCGTGGATAATGTGTATTGTTGGACTCATTCTGATTTTTAATAGCCTGGATTATTTATAG
- a CDS encoding LysR family transcriptional regulator, translating to MEIKWVRTFLSAAKHENFRQASDELFLTQPAVSKHVKRLEQHLDVKLFDRVGKHVALTAAGAKFLPIAKKLMTTYNEGIEEMEAWKKGVHRILKIAVAPQIAASILPPILSRFMETHPEIEVVIDVVRSFDIGKKVRSGQADIGLSRMEPWEAGIHYKVIHQDPVVLVAPYDSDRCSMTEAEALQMYRLLIDNHPTYWEELLPAVRQIAPSVRTLPVTQMDVTKRLIEQGLGLSYLPLSMVKEELNHQKLMIIPSVQIQRPTSLTYFMTKIITEEVEEFVKEWGWE from the coding sequence GTGGAGATAAAATGGGTACGTACGTTTTTAAGTGCCGCCAAGCATGAAAACTTTCGTCAAGCGTCAGATGAACTGTTTCTTACTCAGCCTGCTGTAAGTAAGCATGTGAAGCGGTTGGAGCAGCACCTTGATGTGAAATTATTTGATCGTGTTGGCAAGCATGTAGCTTTGACAGCGGCCGGAGCTAAATTTTTGCCAATTGCTAAGAAGTTGATGACAACATACAATGAAGGAATCGAGGAAATGGAAGCGTGGAAAAAAGGGGTTCATCGGATATTAAAAATAGCAGTTGCTCCCCAAATCGCGGCATCGATTTTGCCTCCGATCTTAAGTCGTTTTATGGAGACACATCCAGAAATTGAAGTGGTCATCGATGTCGTTCGTTCGTTTGACATCGGCAAGAAAGTGAGAAGCGGACAAGCGGATATTGGTTTATCACGAATGGAACCGTGGGAAGCAGGCATTCACTATAAGGTGATTCACCAAGACCCTGTTGTTCTAGTGGCTCCTTACGATTCAGATCGGTGTTCGATGACAGAAGCAGAGGCGCTACAAATGTATCGCTTATTAATAGATAATCACCCTACTTATTGGGAGGAATTATTGCCTGCAGTTAGACAAATTGCTCCATCCGTTCGCACCTTGCCTGTCACACAAATGGATGTCACTAAACGGCTGATTGAACAAGGCCTGGGCCTCTCGTACTTGCCTTTATCGATGGTGAAGGAAGAATTAAATCACCAGAAATTAATGATTATCCCATCAGTACAGATTCAACGACCAACCTCACTCACTTATTTCATGACCAAAATCATCACAGAAGAAGTCGAGGAATTTGTGAAAGAATGGGGGTGGGAGTAG
- a CDS encoding class I SAM-dependent methyltransferase, giving the protein MDTTKEQVMNRFNEHAAVYDEQRKKLIPCFDDFYSIPISLIESGKKDPSVLDIGAGTGLFSAFLKEKFPQAQLTLIDLSEKMLEIAKKRFNHEEIRYVTADYTKYQFEEQTFDIIISSLSIHHLSDEEKRKLYQNVYKWLNPGGIFINADQVLGHTPFIDSLYKQDWQQKIAASGLTKQQLETAHERTKLDRMSTLQQQLDWLTESGFHDVDCVYKYFNFVVLFGRK; this is encoded by the coding sequence ATGGATACGACAAAAGAACAGGTAATGAACCGATTCAATGAGCACGCGGCTGTTTATGATGAACAAAGGAAAAAATTAATTCCTTGCTTCGATGATTTCTATTCAATTCCGATTTCACTAATAGAAAGTGGCAAGAAAGATCCCAGCGTCTTAGATATTGGAGCAGGCACAGGATTATTTTCCGCCTTTTTGAAAGAGAAGTTCCCTCAAGCTCAATTGACATTGATTGATCTTTCAGAAAAGATGTTAGAGATCGCCAAAAAACGTTTTAATCATGAAGAAATCCGTTACGTGACTGCGGATTACACGAAATACCAGTTCGAAGAGCAAACATTCGATATCATCATTTCCTCTTTATCGATTCACCATCTATCAGATGAAGAAAAAAGAAAGCTATATCAAAATGTGTACAAATGGCTTAATCCAGGTGGAATTTTCATCAATGCCGATCAAGTACTTGGCCATACTCCATTTATCGACTCGTTATACAAACAAGATTGGCAGCAAAAAATTGCGGCGAGCGGATTGACGAAGCAACAACTAGAAACCGCTCATGAGCGCACTAAGCTAGATCGAATGTCCACTTTGCAACAGCAACTTGATTGGTTAACAGAAAGCGGCTTTCACGACGTCGATTGCGTCTATAAATATTTTAACTTTGTCGTGTTGTTTGGGAGAAAGTAA